Proteins from one Euzebya sp. genomic window:
- a CDS encoding mycothione reductase, which produces MTRHFDLAILGTGSGNSVPTEAMADWSIAVVEPGEFGGTCLNRGCIPSKMFVHAADVARTIRTAGTFGVRGTFDGADFPAIRDRVFGRIDPIAAGGKAYRRSQPHVTVFDRPGRFTGPKQITVGDDTFTADRIVLAVGSRPSIPPIEGIEDVGYHTSDTIMRLDDLPGHLIVVGAGAVACEMAHVFEALGSRVTLVNRSERLLMGEEPEIGTALGRAFAARGIDLHQSATVRSARQGGRDITVELSDGATVTGDTLLIATGRTSNGDALGLDVAGVDADTQHRPTVDRFMRTSAPDVWALGDLTGHHQDLKHIANAHAKAIRHNLVHPESPIAPVVPNQPRATFTDPEVASVGLTEAEAVADGHSVSVGRREYAATAYGWALEDTTSFAKVVVDAESRAILGAHIIGPMASILIQPLVQAMTFGQTADQVATEVVWPHPALTELIEQVLLEA; this is translated from the coding sequence ATGACCCGCCACTTCGACCTCGCGATCCTCGGCACGGGATCGGGCAACTCCGTGCCGACCGAGGCGATGGCGGACTGGTCGATCGCCGTCGTGGAGCCAGGCGAGTTCGGCGGGACCTGCCTCAACCGCGGGTGCATCCCGTCGAAGATGTTCGTCCACGCCGCCGACGTCGCCCGGACGATCCGCACCGCTGGCACCTTCGGCGTGAGGGGCACGTTCGACGGGGCGGACTTCCCGGCGATCCGCGACCGCGTCTTCGGCCGGATCGACCCGATCGCCGCCGGCGGGAAGGCCTACCGGCGGTCCCAGCCGCACGTCACCGTCTTCGACCGCCCCGGTCGGTTCACCGGCCCGAAGCAGATCACCGTCGGCGACGACACCTTCACCGCCGACCGGATCGTCCTGGCCGTCGGGTCCCGTCCATCCATCCCACCGATCGAGGGGATCGAGGACGTCGGGTACCACACGTCCGACACGATCATGCGCCTCGACGACCTGCCCGGGCACCTCATCGTCGTCGGCGCCGGCGCGGTGGCCTGCGAGATGGCCCACGTCTTCGAGGCCCTCGGCAGCCGCGTGACGCTGGTCAACCGCAGCGAGCGGCTGCTCATGGGCGAGGAGCCCGAGATCGGGACCGCCCTCGGCCGGGCGTTCGCCGCCCGCGGAATCGATCTGCACCAGTCCGCGACGGTCCGCAGCGCCCGCCAGGGCGGTCGCGACATCACCGTCGAGCTGTCCGACGGGGCGACCGTGACGGGTGACACCCTGCTGATCGCCACCGGCCGGACGTCCAACGGAGACGCACTCGGCCTGGACGTCGCGGGCGTGGACGCCGACACCCAGCACCGCCCGACGGTCGACCGGTTCATGCGCACGTCGGCGCCGGACGTCTGGGCTCTGGGTGACCTGACCGGCCACCACCAGGACCTCAAGCACATCGCCAACGCGCACGCGAAGGCGATCCGCCACAACCTCGTTCACCCCGAGTCGCCGATCGCCCCGGTCGTCCCCAACCAGCCGCGCGCCACCTTCACCGATCCCGAGGTGGCGTCGGTCGGGCTCACCGAGGCCGAGGCCGTGGCCGACGGCCACAGCGTGTCGGTCGGCCGGCGCGAGTACGCCGCGACCGCCTACGGGTGGGCGCTCGAGGACACCACGTCCTTCGCGAAGGTCGTCGTCGACGCCGAGTCGCGGGCGATCCTCGGCGCGCACATCATCGGGCCGATGGCGTCGATCCTGATCCAGCCACTGGTGCAGGCCATGACGTTCGGCCAGACCGCCGACCAGGTCGCCACCGAGGTGGTCTGGCCCCACCCGGCGTTGACCGAGCTCATCGAGCAGGTCCTGTTGGAGGCCTGA
- a CDS encoding PspC domain-containing protein, with protein sequence MQTPPPPPAPPRAPTSPPGSPPRRLVRLTDQGKIAGVAAGIGWYFGIDPVLVRIGLVVLTVATGLGIPAYIAAWVLLPAATSSDPRTPAPPKERDGRSIAVLALAILAGVILIGQVDLFSSQVLAAAIFIGIGVLLFSESGPRTGRAPQHHAAFGAPPTAPPPPPAPPAAPAPPAPGADTAASGSRTGACGPWGSWGPGWGHGGWGSGGSGHGGPGHRSRSTTHSAYKPYAGAWRPDPSEGGPTRLRSILGRLGFGVWLAVMGLVLLLDRVGVAELTPLAGAAITLVVIGATLMVGTVFGRARGLIGWGVVLVVLLIPLNVLTTTGTDLGSGVGERSHRPATVDQIAERYDLTAGEQTIDLTELALDGELAEVEASIIAGKLTVVVPDDVPVTVVGAVQAGEYTVFDQENNGTDLTIDAEQGGDPDRGEIHLDVDVVLGQIVVESAPPADAEAPDAPEAPEAPEAPDAPEAPEPPAADGPR encoded by the coding sequence ATGCAGACGCCTCCGCCGCCCCCCGCACCGCCACGGGCGCCCACCTCGCCGCCCGGCAGCCCGCCCCGTCGACTGGTCCGCCTGACCGACCAGGGGAAGATCGCCGGGGTGGCCGCGGGGATCGGCTGGTACTTCGGGATCGACCCGGTGCTGGTCCGCATCGGGCTCGTCGTCCTGACCGTCGCCACGGGCCTCGGCATCCCGGCCTACATCGCGGCCTGGGTGCTGCTGCCGGCGGCGACCAGCTCGGACCCCCGCACCCCGGCGCCGCCGAAGGAGCGTGACGGCCGGTCGATCGCGGTGCTCGCCCTCGCGATCCTGGCCGGGGTGATCCTGATCGGGCAGGTGGACCTGTTCAGCAGCCAGGTGCTGGCCGCGGCGATCTTCATCGGCATCGGCGTGCTGCTCTTCTCCGAGTCCGGGCCGCGCACGGGTCGTGCACCGCAGCACCACGCGGCGTTCGGCGCGCCGCCCACCGCGCCCCCTCCCCCACCGGCCCCACCCGCGGCCCCCGCGCCACCGGCTCCGGGCGCTGACACCGCGGCGTCGGGGTCCCGGACCGGCGCCTGCGGTCCCTGGGGCTCCTGGGGGCCCGGCTGGGGGCATGGTGGCTGGGGGTCCGGTGGCTCGGGCCACGGCGGTCCCGGGCACAGGTCGCGCTCGACGACCCACAGCGCGTACAAGCCCTACGCGGGAGCCTGGCGGCCCGATCCCTCCGAGGGGGGACCGACGCGGCTCCGGTCCATCCTCGGACGGCTCGGGTTCGGCGTGTGGCTGGCGGTCATGGGCCTCGTCCTGCTCCTCGACCGCGTCGGCGTCGCCGAGCTGACCCCGCTGGCCGGCGCGGCGATCACCCTCGTCGTCATCGGCGCGACCCTCATGGTCGGGACGGTGTTCGGACGGGCCCGGGGCCTGATCGGCTGGGGTGTCGTGCTCGTCGTGCTCCTGATCCCCCTCAACGTCCTGACCACCACCGGGACCGACCTCGGGAGCGGGGTCGGCGAGCGGTCCCACCGGCCCGCCACGGTCGACCAGATCGCGGAGCGCTACGACCTGACCGCCGGCGAGCAGACCATCGACCTGACCGAGCTCGCCCTCGACGGCGAGCTGGCCGAGGTGGAGGCGTCGATCATCGCCGGCAAGCTGACGGTTGTGGTGCCCGACGACGTGCCCGTCACGGTGGTCGGGGCGGTCCAGGCAGGCGAGTACACCGTCTTCGACCAGGAGAACAACGGGACCGACCTGACCATCGACGCCGAGCAGGGGGGAGACCCCGACCGCGGGGAGATCCACCTCGACGTCGACGTCGTGCTCGGCCAGATCGTCGTCGAATCCGCCCCTCCCGCCGACGCCGAGGCACCGGACGCACCCGAGGCACCCGAGGCACCTGAGGCACCGGACGCACCCGAGGCACCCGAGCCCCCGGCAGCCGACGGACCGCGCTGA
- a CDS encoding sulfurtransferase, which produces MGPIVTAATAAALPVDAVIVHVEVGDPEAARQTFAAGHLPEARLVERDAVTSAARRPGDGRHPLPSPEAFAAALGAAGIGWDDPVLAYDREGGASAARLVYLLRVLGQDAALLDGGLAGWTEALATGPPPDVDPVDRAPRAWPAALVSAEEVQAHLSAGGVVLDARAAERYRGETEPLDPVAGHIPGAVNAPFVDNLDPDGLFRAPPKLHDRYAPLGVDADAIAYCGSGVTACHDLLAIEHAGLGLPRLYVGSWSHWITDPSRPVATGDDDRGGGRPH; this is translated from the coding sequence ATGGGCCCGATCGTCACCGCCGCCACGGCCGCCGCGCTGCCCGTCGACGCCGTGATCGTCCACGTCGAGGTCGGTGACCCCGAGGCGGCCCGCCAGACCTTCGCCGCGGGCCACCTCCCCGAGGCGCGCTTGGTCGAACGGGACGCGGTGACGTCAGCGGCGCGGCGACCCGGGGACGGACGCCACCCCCTCCCCTCCCCCGAGGCGTTCGCGGCGGCCCTCGGCGCGGCCGGGATCGGCTGGGACGACCCGGTGCTGGCCTACGACCGTGAGGGTGGGGCCAGCGCGGCACGGCTGGTGTACCTGCTGCGGGTGCTCGGCCAGGACGCCGCGCTGCTCGACGGCGGGCTGGCGGGCTGGACCGAGGCGCTCGCGACCGGTCCGCCACCGGACGTGGACCCCGTCGACCGCGCTCCCCGCGCCTGGCCGGCCGCGCTCGTCTCGGCCGAGGAGGTGCAGGCCCACCTGTCGGCGGGCGGGGTGGTCCTCGACGCCCGGGCCGCCGAGCGCTACCGCGGCGAGACCGAGCCCCTCGACCCCGTCGCCGGGCACATCCCGGGCGCGGTGAACGCACCGTTCGTCGACAACCTCGACCCCGACGGGCTGTTCCGGGCGCCCCCGAAGCTGCACGACCGCTACGCGCCGCTGGGCGTCGACGCCGACGCGATCGCCTACTGCGGGTCGGGGGTGACCGCCTGTCACGACCTGCTCGCGATCGAGCACGCCGGCCTCGGGCTGCCACGCCTGTACGTCGGGTCGTGGAGCCACTGGATCACCGATCCGTCACGGCCGGTCGCGACGGGCGACGACGATCGCGGGGGCGGGCGACCGCACTAG
- a CDS encoding LuxR C-terminal-related transcriptional regulator: protein MTPDTAETRTDPERIRVFMVDDHHMFLTGVQAEINARVEVDAAATQIDVVGTAQTVEAAVAGIAETEPDVVLLDVHMPDGGGLAVITAVRADRPDIQFLALSVSDAAEDVIAIVRAGARGYLTKTVSADDLVEGIARVHGGDAVFSPRLAGFVLDAFSGSPPPTPEGQPDESDLDVLTPREREVLRYIARGYAYKQVASRLHISIKTVESHVSAVLRKLQLSSRYELTRWATDRKLV, encoded by the coding sequence ATGACACCCGACACCGCCGAGACCCGCACCGACCCCGAGCGCATCCGGGTCTTCATGGTCGACGACCACCACATGTTCCTGACCGGGGTGCAAGCCGAGATCAACGCCCGGGTCGAGGTGGATGCAGCCGCCACGCAGATCGACGTGGTGGGCACGGCCCAGACGGTGGAGGCGGCGGTGGCGGGGATCGCCGAGACCGAGCCGGACGTGGTCCTCCTCGACGTGCACATGCCCGACGGCGGTGGGCTCGCGGTCATCACCGCGGTGCGGGCCGACCGGCCTGACATCCAGTTCCTCGCGCTCAGCGTGTCCGACGCCGCCGAGGACGTGATCGCGATCGTCCGCGCGGGCGCTCGCGGGTACCTGACCAAGACGGTGTCGGCGGACGACCTGGTGGAGGGCATCGCCCGCGTCCACGGCGGGGATGCCGTGTTCAGCCCGCGGCTGGCCGGGTTCGTGCTGGACGCCTTCAGCGGATCGCCGCCCCCCACCCCGGAGGGCCAGCCCGACGAGTCCGATCTCGACGTGCTCACACCGCGGGAGCGGGAGGTCCTCCGCTACATCGCCCGCGGCTACGCCTACAAGCAGGTCGCCAGCCGGTTGCACATCTCGATCAAGACCGTCGAGAGCCACGTGTCGGCAGTGCTCCGCAAGCTGCAGCTGTCCAGCCGCTACGAGCTGACCCGCTGGGCGACGGACCGCAAGCTCGTCTGA
- a CDS encoding PspC domain-containing protein: MRSWPTPEALRIARPTRGRVLAGVAAGTAGRLGVDVLIVRLALVVLATAGGFGAVLYIAAWLWVPEESPDRPVERRDPTARHALAIGFLVAGALLLLRSAGAWWSDTLTWSIALAALGSGVVWTQASERERAEWHAAVSKAVGERALPDASLIGPIRPVIGGSLVVAGVITFLFNSPFTAGDTGAVVDVVIASGVTLVGVGLVIGPWLQRLGSQVADERRERIRSEERAEMAAHLHDSVLQTLALIQRADSHEEVTRLARSQERELRSWLFGRAPDDAPSKLGEAVQDCAAKVEERFGVPVEVVLAGDVALDPSLAAMVEAAGEAMANAARHSGADHVDVFVEVEPQQATVFVRDEGKGFDAAAVAGDRRGLSHSIIGRMHRHGGAATIHSDAGEGTEVELTLPLDGSAEEDA, translated from the coding sequence GTGCGCTCGTGGCCGACGCCGGAGGCGCTCAGGATCGCCCGCCCGACGCGGGGGCGGGTCCTCGCGGGGGTCGCCGCGGGGACGGCCGGCCGGCTGGGGGTCGACGTCCTGATCGTGCGCCTGGCCCTGGTGGTGCTCGCCACCGCCGGCGGCTTCGGCGCGGTCCTGTACATCGCGGCCTGGCTGTGGGTGCCCGAGGAGTCGCCGGACCGACCGGTGGAGCGGCGCGACCCGACGGCCAGGCACGCCCTGGCGATCGGGTTCCTCGTCGCCGGTGCGCTGCTGCTCCTCCGCTCGGCGGGTGCGTGGTGGTCGGACACGCTGACCTGGTCCATCGCGCTCGCGGCGCTCGGCTCGGGGGTCGTCTGGACCCAGGCGTCGGAGCGGGAGCGGGCGGAGTGGCACGCCGCGGTCTCGAAGGCCGTGGGCGAGCGGGCCCTGCCGGACGCCAGCCTGATCGGACCGATCCGCCCGGTGATCGGCGGCTCGCTGGTCGTCGCCGGCGTGATCACGTTCCTGTTCAACTCCCCGTTCACCGCAGGTGACACCGGCGCGGTGGTCGACGTCGTCATCGCCTCCGGCGTGACCCTCGTCGGCGTCGGCCTGGTCATCGGCCCGTGGTTGCAGCGCCTGGGCAGCCAGGTCGCCGACGAGCGGCGCGAGCGGATCCGCTCCGAGGAGCGCGCCGAGATGGCCGCCCACCTGCACGACTCGGTGCTCCAGACCCTCGCACTGATCCAGCGGGCGGACTCCCACGAGGAGGTCACGCGGCTCGCCCGCAGCCAGGAGCGCGAGCTGCGGTCCTGGCTGTTCGGCCGTGCGCCCGACGACGCCCCCTCGAAGCTCGGCGAGGCGGTCCAGGACTGCGCCGCCAAGGTCGAGGAGCGCTTCGGCGTGCCGGTCGAGGTGGTCCTCGCCGGCGACGTCGCCCTCGACCCCTCCCTCGCGGCCATGGTCGAGGCGGCCGGGGAGGCGATGGCCAACGCCGCGAGGCACTCGGGCGCCGACCACGTCGACGTCTTCGTCGAGGTGGAACCCCAGCAGGCGACCGTCTTCGTCCGCGACGAGGGCAAGGGCTTCGACGCCGCCGCGGTGGCCGGGGACCGCCGCGGCCTGAGCCACTCCATCATCGGCCGGATGCACCGCCACGGCGGTGCGGCCACGATCCACTCCGACGCCGGGGAGGGGACGGAGGTCGAGCTGACCCTCCCCCTCGACGGCTCAGCAGAGGAGGACGCATGA
- a CDS encoding CapA family protein produces the protein MLLVVLSAVPAGLPSAAVSSAAAQVTLATDVPPPRIAGGDRVATAEAVVGEWRRRGGTASTVVVVPRDQTAVALAAAGLAGRAQTAVLLSDLPPSASTVAAARGVGASRVLAVGGGQAFADAWAGAGFEVTSVHAEGGPPAVAAAIGRHLHADGRGETGPRHAYLAGTGGLPDALAAGPLAYADGDPLLLTAAGALDPHTRFLVETDQISAITVLGGEAVVGPAVVDELVALGVAVDRIAGPDREATALAVLARSAERGLAPSGILLAAGDDPADAAAAAPLAHRAGQAVLPPGPTTRAWLAARCGNAPPLTTLGGPAAIAARVDADLRAAAQRCGGPRDPMVVRVAVATPAAPGAEQEVLVAVTGPGGWHSRRVRFLGVADAPHLGVLVTDGVCGDAAICRRGRDLHVDAEAWRSADADGRRRLVNDAVGTWLGVAVRSGCTGSVMDPVGCAAAPGPSPAEVAAVEDRYVPSATLAFGGDVHGERHIATAVAEGRNPLGPVAELLSAADLAVVNLETPLSTRGTPAAKTYTFRGPPGMAADLAEAGVDVVTLANNHALDYGVTALADTLDHARDAGLATVGAGLDASQAYAAHLTDTPAGRVAVVGLTRVLHTRAWEAGPGRPGLASGYDESAAIAAVQAARDTADHVVVAVHWGTERADCPDAGQGRLARLLIEAGADVVVGHHPHVLQGVEVRDGDALVAYSLGNFVWYHTAVPSRYTGVLAVELPLLDEPQWSFTPAEIRADGSPHPVGGALGDAIAARVRDRSPGGSLGCAFP, from the coding sequence GTGCTGCTCGTCGTGCTGAGCGCGGTGCCGGCGGGGCTGCCGTCCGCAGCGGTGTCGTCGGCGGCGGCGCAGGTGACCCTCGCGACCGACGTGCCGCCGCCGCGGATCGCCGGCGGGGACCGGGTGGCGACGGCCGAGGCGGTGGTGGGGGAGTGGCGTCGCCGCGGCGGGACCGCGTCGACGGTGGTGGTGGTCCCGCGGGACCAGACCGCCGTCGCGCTCGCCGCCGCCGGGCTGGCCGGGCGGGCGCAGACCGCTGTCCTGCTGTCGGACCTGCCCCCGAGCGCATCGACGGTCGCCGCCGCTCGTGGGGTCGGGGCCTCCCGGGTGCTCGCCGTGGGCGGCGGGCAGGCCTTCGCCGACGCGTGGGCCGGTGCGGGCTTCGAGGTGACGTCGGTCCACGCCGAGGGGGGTCCGCCGGCCGTGGCCGCCGCCATCGGCCGCCACCTCCACGCGGATGGGCGAGGCGAGACGGGGCCGCGGCACGCCTACCTGGCCGGGACCGGTGGGCTTCCCGACGCCCTGGCGGCGGGTCCGCTCGCCTACGCCGACGGCGACCCCCTCCTGCTCACCGCCGCCGGGGCCCTGGACCCCCACACGCGCTTCCTGGTCGAGACCGACCAGATCAGCGCGATCACCGTCCTCGGCGGCGAGGCGGTGGTCGGGCCTGCCGTCGTCGACGAACTGGTGGCCCTCGGCGTCGCGGTGGACCGGATCGCCGGGCCGGATCGCGAGGCGACCGCCCTGGCAGTGCTCGCGCGCTCCGCCGAGCGTGGTCTGGCGCCGTCGGGGATCCTCCTCGCCGCAGGCGACGACCCCGCGGATGCGGCTGCTGCGGCGCCGCTGGCGCACCGCGCCGGCCAGGCGGTCCTCCCGCCTGGTCCGACCACCCGGGCGTGGCTGGCCGCCCGGTGCGGCAACGCCCCGCCCCTCACCACCCTGGGTGGTCCCGCTGCCATCGCCGCTCGCGTGGACGCCGACCTGCGCGCCGCGGCGCAGCGCTGCGGCGGACCGCGGGACCCGATGGTCGTCCGCGTCGCCGTCGCGACCCCGGCCGCCCCCGGTGCCGAGCAGGAGGTCCTCGTCGCGGTGACCGGGCCGGGTGGTTGGCACAGCCGACGCGTCCGGTTCCTCGGCGTGGCCGACGCCCCGCACCTCGGCGTGCTGGTCACCGACGGCGTCTGCGGCGACGCGGCGATCTGCCGCCGTGGCCGGGACCTCCACGTCGACGCGGAGGCCTGGCGGTCAGCCGATGCCGACGGCCGACGCCGTCTGGTCAACGACGCGGTGGGCACCTGGCTGGGAGTGGCCGTCCGATCCGGCTGCACCGGGTCGGTGATGGACCCCGTCGGGTGCGCGGCGGCTCCCGGGCCGTCCCCCGCCGAGGTGGCCGCGGTGGAGGACCGGTACGTGCCCTCCGCCACCCTCGCCTTCGGCGGTGACGTGCACGGCGAGCGCCACATCGCGACCGCGGTGGCGGAAGGGCGCAACCCGCTCGGCCCCGTCGCCGAGCTGCTCAGCGCGGCCGACCTGGCGGTCGTGAACCTCGAGACGCCGCTGTCGACCCGGGGGACCCCGGCGGCGAAGACCTACACCTTCCGCGGCCCGCCGGGGATGGCTGCGGACCTGGCCGAGGCCGGCGTCGACGTCGTGACCCTCGCGAACAACCACGCCCTCGACTACGGCGTCACCGCGCTGGCCGACACCCTCGACCACGCCCGGGACGCCGGACTGGCCACCGTCGGAGCCGGCCTCGACGCGTCGCAGGCCTACGCCGCCCACCTGACCGACACCCCGGCCGGACGGGTCGCCGTCGTGGGGCTCACCCGGGTCCTCCACACCCGCGCCTGGGAGGCCGGTCCAGGACGGCCGGGCCTGGCGAGCGGCTACGACGAGTCCGCCGCGATCGCCGCCGTCCAGGCCGCCCGGGACACCGCCGACCACGTCGTCGTCGCCGTCCACTGGGGCACCGAGCGCGCCGACTGCCCCGACGCCGGGCAGGGGCGGTTGGCGCGGCTGCTCATCGAGGCGGGCGCGGACGTCGTCGTCGGCCACCACCCCCACGTGCTCCAGGGCGTCGAGGTGCGCGACGGCGACGCGCTGGTGGCCTACTCCCTCGGGAACTTCGTCTGGTACCACACCGCGGTGCCCAGCCGGTACACCGGCGTCCTGGCGGTGGAGCTGCCCCTCCTCGACGAGCCGCAGTGGTCCTTCACCCCTGCGGAGATCCGCGCCGACGGATCCCCCCACCCGGTCGGGGGCGCCCTCGGCGACGCGATCGCGGCGCGCGTGCGGGACCGGTCGCCGGGCGGCTCGCTCGGCTGCGCGTTCCCGTGA
- a CDS encoding glycosyltransferase family 2 protein, with translation MPLLSVITPTQAHNADHIGEVWAGLVDQPLPTGWEVEWVVQEDGDRPAVADRLPDDPRIRYDALGVQIGSPATRTHALARARGDVVAGMDHDDRHLDGGVAGLIQPLVDHPDVAWSCGRCRWVMADGSTWVKDDVLPAGRVPARAVTDHFLATDDFPFPAAVAAYRRTHLVAHGGWPAVARSTDAVLLAAFSDRWDGWWVDVEVAIYRRWPAQKTVQPQDWAIRDLPHVRGVIAQQRAARDELFGG, from the coding sequence ATGCCCCTCCTCAGCGTCATCACCCCGACCCAGGCGCACAACGCCGACCACATCGGCGAGGTGTGGGCGGGGCTGGTCGACCAGCCGCTGCCGACGGGCTGGGAGGTCGAGTGGGTCGTGCAGGAGGACGGCGACCGCCCGGCGGTGGCCGACCGGCTCCCCGACGACCCCCGGATCCGCTACGACGCCCTCGGCGTGCAGATCGGGTCCCCTGCCACCCGGACCCACGCGCTCGCCCGGGCCCGCGGTGACGTGGTCGCGGGGATGGACCACGACGACCGGCACCTCGACGGGGGCGTCGCCGGCCTGATCCAGCCGTTGGTCGACCACCCCGACGTCGCCTGGTCCTGCGGACGGTGCCGCTGGGTGATGGCGGACGGCTCGACGTGGGTCAAGGACGACGTCCTCCCGGCCGGGCGCGTGCCCGCCCGGGCCGTGACCGACCACTTCCTCGCCACCGACGACTTCCCGTTCCCGGCGGCCGTCGCGGCGTACCGTCGCACCCACCTGGTCGCCCACGGCGGCTGGCCGGCGGTGGCCCGGTCGACCGACGCGGTCCTGCTGGCGGCGTTCAGCGACCGGTGGGACGGCTGGTGGGTCGACGTCGAGGTGGCGATCTACCGCCGTTGGCCGGCCCAGAAGACCGTGCAGCCCCAGGACTGGGCCATCCGCGACCTGCCGCACGTCCGGGGCGTCATCGCCCAGCAGCGGGCGGCCCGGGACGAGCTCTTCGGCGGGTGA
- a CDS encoding GNAT family N-acetyltransferase, protein MTPDQPAIDAFVQRYRDQTGDDAPIAGAFCFGDSPGLADELAELVRTGPKRATAGTIVEYEAEGEPLPEPGQRWVVHDGAGQPVVLIETTEVRVGPLATTLDPAFAWDEGEGDRTYEDWLAQHTGYWNRTLPAIGQAFDPDMAVALERFTVRFPDPDVPRPLAVAEGIEVRELRSDERDWAAQVLDERWGGVVAGHGELMVPAEMPALVAVDGTDRIGLLTFRPRPGVDTEVVTIDALQPGRGVGTALLSGIDALARRSGWRRLWLMTTNDNLPALRTYQLAGWHLAALRPGAVERSRALKPEIPALGHDGIAIRDELDLELPR, encoded by the coding sequence ATGACGCCCGACCAGCCGGCGATCGACGCCTTCGTCCAGCGCTACCGGGACCAGACCGGCGACGACGCGCCGATCGCCGGTGCGTTCTGCTTCGGCGACTCCCCCGGGCTGGCGGACGAGCTCGCGGAGCTGGTCCGGACCGGGCCGAAGCGGGCAACGGCCGGGACGATCGTCGAGTACGAGGCCGAGGGTGAGCCGTTGCCCGAGCCCGGGCAGCGGTGGGTCGTGCACGACGGCGCCGGCCAGCCGGTCGTGCTGATCGAGACGACCGAGGTGCGCGTCGGCCCCCTGGCCACCACCCTCGACCCGGCGTTCGCCTGGGACGAGGGAGAGGGCGACCGCACCTACGAGGACTGGCTGGCGCAGCACACCGGCTACTGGAACCGGACGCTGCCGGCGATCGGGCAGGCCTTCGACCCGGACATGGCCGTGGCGCTGGAACGGTTCACCGTGCGCTTCCCCGATCCCGACGTGCCCCGCCCGCTGGCGGTCGCCGAGGGGATCGAGGTCCGCGAGCTCCGCTCGGACGAGCGGGACTGGGCTGCGCAGGTCCTCGACGAGCGGTGGGGTGGCGTGGTCGCGGGCCACGGCGAGCTGATGGTTCCCGCCGAGATGCCGGCGCTGGTGGCCGTCGACGGCACCGACCGCATCGGGCTGCTGACGTTCCGACCGCGGCCCGGCGTCGACACCGAGGTCGTGACGATCGACGCGCTGCAGCCCGGCCGCGGCGTCGGGACCGCGTTGCTCAGCGGCATCGACGCGCTGGCGCGGCGGTCCGGCTGGCGGCGGCTGTGGCTCATGACCACGAACGACAACCTGCCGGCGCTGCGGACCTACCAGCTGGCCGGCTGGCACCTGGCGGCGCTCCGGCCGGGCGCCGTCGAGCGATCCCGGGCGCTCAAGCCGGAGATCCCGGCCCTCGGCCACGACGGGATCGCCATCCGCGACGAGCTGGACCTCGAGCTCCCGCGCTGA